From a single Candidatus Obscuribacterales bacterium genomic region:
- a CDS encoding response regulator yields the protein MIDAAPARLILVIDANPDHNHIIETTLNETSGCYQIVAITSGLEALDFLYHRGIYDASPRPDIILLDLNLSDADGLDL from the coding sequence ATGATAGATGCCGCGCCTGCACGATTGATTTTGGTCATTGATGCCAACCCAGACCACAATCACATTATCGAAACAACCTTAAATGAAACCTCAGGATGCTATCAGATCGTGGCGATCACCAGTGGGCTGGAGGCCTTAGATTTTCTATATCACCGAGGTATCTACGACGCCTCTCCCCGTCCCGATATCATTCTCCTCGATCTCAATCTCTCAGACGCCGATGGTCTCGATCTCTT